A single region of the Azospirillum brasilense genome encodes:
- a CDS encoding four-carbon acid sugar kinase family protein, translated as MPPLHLIADDLTGALDSAAAFAGPARPVAVHWEGIPAGLAAGASVALDTGTRDIGDAAAARRRVTGLATRLPADRGALRFAKLDSLLRGHGAAEIAAWMAADRPDHCIVAPAFPFQGRVTRDGRQRVKGAGGWTAVATDLTAALAAEGERVRLCRPGDPVPPGVSLWDAETDADLAAIAASGLALSGRVLWCGSGGLAAALAVAMGAEREPAPSFASTPLPRPLLGLFGTDHPVTMAQLTACGDDVLVLPDGGTASAARVAARLAERGAALVRLGLPDGLTRDVAAERIGRELGALARRLVPPATLLVSGGETLRALCQALGAGRLDLDGALLPGVPCSTLRGGGWNGVRVVSKSGAFGDPSLLRRLIRGDAPDADRAAPEPTRHGTPWPHRGEEA; from the coding sequence ATGCCGCCGCTTCACCTGATCGCCGACGACCTGACTGGCGCGCTGGACAGCGCGGCGGCCTTCGCCGGCCCGGCCCGGCCCGTCGCGGTCCATTGGGAGGGGATTCCCGCCGGTCTGGCGGCGGGCGCCTCGGTGGCGCTCGACACCGGCACGCGGGACATCGGCGACGCGGCGGCGGCGCGGCGGCGGGTGACGGGGTTGGCAACCCGGCTGCCGGCCGACCGTGGAGCGCTGCGCTTCGCCAAGCTGGACAGCCTGCTGCGCGGCCATGGCGCGGCGGAAATCGCCGCCTGGATGGCGGCGGACCGGCCGGACCATTGCATCGTCGCGCCGGCCTTCCCCTTCCAGGGGCGGGTGACGCGCGACGGTCGCCAGCGCGTCAAGGGCGCGGGTGGCTGGACGGCCGTCGCCACGGATCTGACGGCCGCATTGGCGGCAGAGGGCGAGCGGGTGCGGCTGTGCCGCCCCGGCGACCCGGTGCCGCCGGGCGTCAGCCTGTGGGACGCCGAGACCGACGCCGACCTCGCCGCCATCGCGGCCTCCGGGCTGGCCTTGTCCGGCCGGGTGCTGTGGTGCGGCAGCGGTGGCTTGGCGGCGGCCCTGGCGGTGGCGATGGGAGCTGAGCGCGAACCGGCGCCGTCGTTCGCCTCCACTCCGTTGCCCCGGCCCTTGCTGGGACTGTTCGGCACCGACCATCCGGTGACGATGGCGCAGCTCACGGCCTGCGGGGACGATGTTCTGGTCCTGCCGGACGGCGGAACCGCATCTGCGGCGCGCGTGGCCGCGCGTCTGGCGGAGCGCGGCGCCGCGCTGGTCCGCCTCGGCCTGCCCGACGGGCTGACGCGCGACGTGGCGGCCGAGCGCATCGGTCGGGAGCTGGGCGCGCTGGCCCGCCGCCTCGTCCCGCCGGCGACCCTGCTGGTGTCGGGCGGCGAGACGCTGCGCGCGCTCTGCCAAGCGCTCGGCGCCGGTCGTCTCGACCTCGACGGCGCCCTGCTGCCCGGCGTGCCCTGCTCGACCCTGCGCGGCGGCGGTTGGAACGGGGTGCGCGTCGTCTCCAAATCGGGCGCCTTCGGCGACCCCTCGCTTTTGCGCCGGCTGATCCGCGGGGACGCCCCCGACGCGGACCGGGCGGCACCGGAACCAACGCGCCACGGCACGCCCTGGCCGCATCGAGGAGAAGAAGCATGA
- a CDS encoding FadR/GntR family transcriptional regulator translates to MESRERGLEDGTSPMPGDGEGHTAARGRHTPLVQRVYQLLLTQISAGDYQPNERLPGENELATRFQVSRPIVREALRRLRDEGMIYSRQGAGSFVRATVEESRPLLGYAPVETIADIQRCYEFRLTIEPDHAYHAALRRNDAALSNIVAALDLMADATRAHRHRDDADFAFHAAIADAANNHYYASSMQALKDHIAVGMKFHGSSLLGPSGGLSHVLEEHRGIFEAIRDRDADTARARMRRHLEGSRDRVFEGRVLDLSL, encoded by the coding sequence ATGGAGTCACGCGAACGGGGGCTGGAGGACGGCACGTCGCCAATGCCCGGGGATGGCGAGGGCCACACCGCGGCGCGGGGGCGCCACACGCCTCTCGTCCAGCGCGTCTACCAGCTTCTGCTGACCCAGATCAGCGCCGGCGACTACCAGCCGAACGAGCGGTTGCCGGGGGAAAACGAGCTCGCCACGCGCTTCCAGGTGTCGCGCCCCATCGTGCGCGAGGCGCTGCGCCGGCTGCGCGACGAGGGGATGATCTACTCGCGCCAGGGCGCCGGCAGCTTCGTGCGGGCGACGGTGGAGGAAAGCCGGCCGCTGCTCGGCTACGCGCCGGTGGAAACCATCGCCGACATCCAGCGCTGCTACGAATTCCGCCTGACTATCGAGCCCGACCACGCCTATCACGCCGCCCTGCGCCGGAACGACGCGGCCCTGTCCAACATCGTGGCGGCGCTCGACCTGATGGCCGACGCGACCCGCGCCCACCGCCACCGCGACGACGCGGATTTCGCCTTCCACGCCGCCATCGCGGACGCCGCGAACAACCACTATTACGCGTCGTCGATGCAGGCGCTGAAGGACCACATCGCCGTCGGCATGAAGTTCCACGGCTCGTCGCTGCTGGGACCGAGCGGCGGGCTGTCCCATGTTCTGGAGGAGCATCGGGGCATTTTCGAAGCCATCCGCGACCGCGACGCCGACACCGCGCGGGCGCGGATGCGCCGGCATCTGGAAGGGTCGCGCGACCGCGTGTTCGAGGGACGGGTGCTCGACCTGTCCCTGTGA
- a CDS encoding ABC transporter permease: MNDAPARALDAAPVPAAPKVKGRGLFPAGRTGAAMRAALLPILVIAAWQLAGSGGSLAGGVLPTPDRVWDAWVVWAFGPQGMGLNPYSGTWLSNVLFSSMRVAQGFVLAMAIGIPAGVMIGWSRAVSGTVDPTIQLLRPIPITAWLPFSIAVFGIQDMGAIFLIALGGFYPIVVNATHGARDVDRNWIRAAEMMGASRFDVLRRVVLPAALPAIFTGLRIGLGIAWTAVIVSEMVAVKSGLGYVLWDAYYVGRMDVVIADMLSIGAMGLLSDRLIVTVEHWALRWRRLQSASR; encoded by the coding sequence ATGAATGACGCGCCCGCAAGAGCTCTGGACGCGGCCCCCGTGCCAGCGGCTCCCAAGGTGAAGGGCCGGGGCCTGTTCCCGGCGGGCCGGACCGGGGCGGCGATGCGCGCGGCGCTGCTGCCCATCCTGGTGATCGCGGCGTGGCAGCTCGCCGGATCGGGCGGTTCGCTGGCCGGCGGTGTCCTGCCGACCCCGGACCGGGTGTGGGACGCCTGGGTCGTCTGGGCCTTCGGCCCGCAGGGCATGGGCCTCAACCCCTACAGCGGCACCTGGCTGAGCAACGTGCTGTTCTCGTCGATGCGCGTCGCGCAGGGCTTCGTGCTCGCCATGGCCATCGGCATCCCGGCGGGGGTGATGATCGGCTGGAGCCGCGCCGTGTCCGGCACGGTGGACCCGACGATCCAGCTTCTGCGCCCCATCCCGATCACCGCGTGGCTGCCCTTCTCCATCGCCGTGTTCGGCATCCAGGACATGGGCGCGATCTTCCTGATCGCTCTCGGCGGCTTCTACCCGATCGTGGTGAACGCCACGCACGGCGCCCGCGACGTCGACCGCAACTGGATCCGGGCGGCCGAGATGATGGGGGCCAGCCGCTTCGACGTGCTGCGGCGCGTGGTCCTGCCGGCGGCGCTGCCGGCGATCTTCACGGGCCTGCGCATCGGTCTGGGCATCGCCTGGACGGCGGTCATCGTCTCCGAGATGGTCGCGGTCAAGTCGGGGCTCGGCTACGTGCTGTGGGACGCCTACTATGTCGGGCGAATGGACGTGGTCATCGCCGACATGCTGTCGATCGGGGCCATGGGCCTGCTGAGCGACCGGCTGATCGTCACCGTCGAGCACTGGGCCCTGCGCTGGCGCCGGCTCCAATCCGCCTCGCGCTGA
- a CDS encoding amidase family protein translates to MSWTIQNPDVPDDPRGADAGFADWSGLPSAARVEAAAACAAWAPEVQARFGCFVEIGTAETDTAGPLAGLPYAAKDMFDSVGRSPGCGLPAAADDASGHAPQRAAAVLERLDGAGARRIGFTTMTALAYEPSGVGKALNPWNRDIVPGGSSSGSAVAVAAGAVFAALGSDTAGSLRIPAQACGVTAWKPTYGAVPVAGAMTLAPSLDTIGLLARSARDIQLLAPVLATGMEFPSEPPARVAFLSDAVEASEAPIQAACRDGAEAIAACGVSLEQRPGLPTIESLSDPLFLILQGEAAAQHGGLALAARDPTLARRLAKGLDIAPDRLAAAKAALSGATAPILDSLFGAASALLLPVMPIRTPPVAVADPASPDFRAATLYQLSAYTRFVNALGLPAVAVPAGFDDRGMPVALQIVGRPGTDGPLLALATALQARTGWHRRRPTDITDFPSPLAQRGS, encoded by the coding sequence ATGTCCTGGACCATCCAGAACCCCGATGTTCCTGACGACCCCCGCGGGGCCGATGCCGGTTTCGCGGACTGGAGCGGGCTCCCGTCGGCGGCCCGCGTGGAGGCCGCCGCGGCCTGCGCGGCCTGGGCGCCGGAGGTTCAGGCCCGCTTCGGCTGCTTCGTCGAGATCGGCACCGCCGAAACGGACACCGCCGGCCCGCTGGCCGGGCTGCCCTACGCCGCCAAGGACATGTTCGACAGCGTGGGCCGCTCGCCCGGCTGTGGCCTCCCCGCTGCCGCGGACGACGCATCCGGCCATGCCCCGCAGCGGGCGGCGGCGGTGCTGGAACGGCTCGACGGAGCCGGGGCGCGGCGGATCGGCTTCACCACCATGACGGCGCTGGCCTACGAGCCCTCCGGCGTGGGCAAGGCGCTCAACCCCTGGAACCGCGACATCGTCCCCGGCGGCTCGTCCTCCGGATCGGCGGTGGCGGTGGCGGCCGGCGCGGTGTTCGCCGCTCTGGGATCGGACACCGCGGGGTCGCTGCGCATTCCGGCGCAGGCCTGCGGGGTCACCGCCTGGAAGCCGACCTACGGCGCGGTGCCGGTCGCCGGAGCGATGACGCTGGCCCCCAGCCTCGACACCATCGGGCTTCTGGCGCGCAGCGCGCGCGATATCCAGCTCCTGGCGCCCGTTCTGGCGACGGGTATGGAGTTCCCATCCGAACCGCCGGCCCGCGTCGCTTTCCTCTCCGACGCGGTCGAGGCGTCCGAAGCGCCGATCCAGGCGGCCTGCCGCGACGGCGCGGAGGCCATCGCCGCCTGCGGCGTCTCCCTGGAACAGCGGCCGGGCCTGCCGACCATCGAATCGCTGTCCGACCCCCTCTTTCTCATTCTTCAGGGCGAGGCGGCGGCCCAGCATGGCGGGCTCGCTCTCGCCGCGCGGGACCCGACCCTCGCCCGGCGGCTCGCCAAGGGCCTGGACATCGCGCCCGACCGCCTCGCCGCGGCGAAGGCGGCGCTGTCCGGCGCCACCGCGCCCATCCTGGACAGCCTGTTCGGCGCGGCCAGCGCCCTCCTGCTGCCGGTCATGCCGATCCGCACGCCGCCGGTCGCCGTGGCCGACCCGGCCTCCCCGGACTTCCGCGCGGCGACGCTCTACCAGCTCAGCGCCTACACCCGTTTCGTCAACGCGCTCGGCCTGCCGGCGGTTGCCGTCCCGGCCGGCTTCGACGACCGCGGAATGCCGGTGGCGCTCCAGATCGTCGGCCGTCCGGGGACGGACGGCCCGCTGCTGGCGCTGGCCACGGCGCTGCAGGCGCGGACCGGCTGGCACCGGCGGCGGCCCACCGACATCACCGATTTTCCCAGCCCTCTTGCACAGCGTGGCTCATGA
- a CDS encoding ABC transporter substrate-binding protein — protein MNWKHLGLNTIGAVIAGCLALSPAARAAEPAPLPKPVELTVGYQKVGHLAPVVMITDDLKKLGVELKTVEFARYADARTALLAGSLDMATVGPADLAISLAQGATDMVGVMGVGSSPKYVIGRKGVKLDSWDDLKGKKVAIAPGSAVWFQFAATLTEKNIPYNSFQAVNIQGGGANFDQALQRGEVDAIVTWEPFESIPVMEGYGFFAKNLEYSQSKSVGAELGMLAANRKSMAEKRPAMERFVWAYLQAQKKLAASPDEFTKAYASLTGLDTKLAAEASKVIELGSVTTVDQIKRQAKAFNELGVIPKDVSGDIEKYWDASFVEKAQ, from the coding sequence ATGAACTGGAAGCATCTGGGTCTCAACACCATCGGCGCGGTCATCGCCGGATGTCTGGCATTGTCGCCCGCCGCGCGCGCGGCGGAACCCGCTCCCCTGCCAAAGCCGGTCGAGCTGACGGTGGGTTATCAGAAGGTGGGCCATCTCGCCCCGGTGGTGATGATCACCGACGACCTCAAGAAGCTCGGGGTCGAGCTGAAGACGGTCGAGTTCGCCCGCTACGCCGACGCGCGCACCGCGCTGCTCGCCGGCTCCCTCGACATGGCCACGGTCGGACCGGCCGACCTCGCGATCTCGCTGGCCCAAGGCGCCACCGACATGGTCGGCGTGATGGGCGTCGGCAGCTCCCCGAAATACGTGATCGGCCGCAAGGGCGTGAAGCTCGACAGCTGGGACGACCTGAAGGGCAAGAAGGTCGCCATCGCCCCCGGCTCGGCGGTGTGGTTCCAGTTCGCCGCGACCCTGACCGAGAAGAACATCCCCTACAACAGCTTCCAGGCCGTGAACATCCAGGGCGGCGGCGCCAACTTCGACCAGGCCCTCCAGCGCGGCGAGGTCGACGCCATCGTCACCTGGGAGCCCTTCGAATCCATCCCCGTGATGGAGGGCTACGGCTTCTTCGCCAAGAATCTCGAATACAGCCAGTCCAAGTCGGTCGGCGCGGAGCTCGGCATGCTCGCCGCCAACCGCAAGTCGATGGCCGAGAAGCGCCCCGCCATGGAGCGCTTCGTCTGGGCCTATCTGCAGGCGCAGAAGAAGCTCGCCGCCTCGCCGGACGAGTTCACCAAGGCCTACGCGTCGCTGACCGGCCTCGACACCAAGCTCGCCGCCGAGGCGTCCAAGGTGATCGAGCTTGGCTCCGTCACCACCGTCGACCAGATCAAGCGTCAGGCCAAGGCCTTCAACGAGCTGGGCGTCATCCCGAAGGACGTGTCGGGCGACATCGAGAAGTACTGGGACGCCTCCTTCGTCGAGAAGGCTCAGTGA
- a CDS encoding polysaccharide deacetylase family protein produces MTNPRISYRLSDARPALPDFQGRRIIAHLVVNVENWRFDEAMPRTIITPPHGRETVPDVPNFSWADYGMRSGLPRILKLFRDRGVPASTSLNAGVIDAYPQAAEAMLAAGWEFIGHGMHQKAINHAGDGEEALIEAALDRIERFTGKRPRGWLSPGLRETVQTPDLLRRQGVDHVFDWVVDDLPSWMRTAHGPLLAMPYNLEINDSIVYAIEKHATGEMLSRLGHTLRLFERECEANPRVLAIGLHPHLIAVPHRLHELEAMLDLLQASPHVAFATGPQIADWYAAAEPTAGPAIDQAEG; encoded by the coding sequence ATGACCAACCCCCGGATCAGCTACCGCCTGTCCGACGCGCGGCCGGCGCTGCCCGACTTCCAGGGGCGCCGGATCATCGCCCATCTGGTCGTCAACGTTGAGAACTGGCGCTTCGACGAGGCGATGCCGCGCACCATCATCACCCCGCCCCACGGGCGGGAGACGGTGCCGGACGTGCCGAACTTCAGTTGGGCGGACTACGGCATGCGCAGCGGCCTGCCGCGCATCCTGAAGCTGTTCCGCGACCGCGGCGTGCCGGCCTCGACCAGCCTCAACGCCGGTGTCATCGACGCCTACCCGCAGGCCGCCGAGGCCATGCTCGCCGCCGGCTGGGAGTTCATCGGCCACGGCATGCACCAGAAGGCGATCAACCACGCCGGCGATGGCGAGGAGGCGCTGATCGAGGCGGCGCTGGACCGCATCGAGCGCTTCACCGGCAAGCGCCCGCGCGGCTGGCTGAGCCCCGGCCTGCGCGAGACGGTGCAGACGCCCGACCTGCTGCGCCGCCAGGGCGTCGACCATGTCTTCGACTGGGTGGTGGACGACCTGCCGAGCTGGATGCGCACCGCGCATGGCCCGCTGCTCGCCATGCCCTACAACCTGGAGATCAACGACTCCATCGTCTACGCCATCGAGAAGCACGCGACGGGCGAGATGCTGAGCCGGCTCGGCCACACCCTGCGGCTGTTCGAGCGGGAATGCGAGGCGAACCCGCGCGTCCTGGCCATCGGCCTGCACCCGCACCTGATCGCGGTGCCGCACCGGCTGCACGAGCTGGAGGCCATGCTGGACCTGCTGCAGGCCTCGCCGCACGTCGCCTTCGCCACCGGTCCGCAAATCGCCGACTGGTACGCGGCGGCAGAACCGACAGCAGGGCCGGCAATCGACCAAGCGGAGGGCTGA
- a CDS encoding CaiB/BaiF CoA transferase family protein, with protein MTRSEPAKALEHIRVLDLTRVRAGPTCCRVLADFGADVIKVEAPPGVDRNEGMSGPRHGYDMLNLHRNKRSLSLNLRTPRGRDLFLELVRTADVVVENYRPDVKDRLGIGYDALRAVNPRIILASISGYGQTGPYRDRAGFDQIAQGMGGLMSVTGLPGQGPVRAGIAVADSASGLYAAIGILVALSERDRSGEGQWVQTSLLESQIALMDFQAARYLVEGEVPQPAGNDHPYSTPMGVMATADGHLNIGVGGDGQWQSFCRAIEREDLANAPEFATQEQRFRNRPTLKPLLEEVFRTRKTADWLARLEEEGVPAGPIYRMDEVFADPQVGHLGIAVPCEHPARGAMRLVGQPVGLSRTPARIERPAPDAGEHTAEVLGAIGLSPADVAALKAQGIV; from the coding sequence ATGACCCGATCCGAACCCGCAAAAGCTCTTGAGCACATCCGAGTCCTGGATCTCACGCGCGTGCGCGCCGGCCCGACCTGCTGCCGCGTGCTCGCCGACTTCGGGGCCGACGTCATCAAGGTCGAGGCGCCGCCGGGCGTCGACCGCAACGAGGGGATGAGCGGCCCCCGGCACGGCTACGACATGCTGAACCTGCACCGCAACAAGCGGTCGCTGTCGCTCAACCTCCGCACCCCGCGGGGCCGGGACCTGTTCCTGGAGCTGGTGCGCACGGCGGACGTGGTGGTCGAGAACTACCGGCCCGACGTGAAGGACCGCCTCGGCATCGGCTACGACGCGCTGCGGGCGGTGAATCCGCGGATCATCCTGGCCTCGATCTCCGGCTACGGCCAGACCGGCCCCTACCGCGACCGCGCCGGCTTCGACCAGATCGCCCAGGGCATGGGCGGCCTGATGAGCGTCACCGGCCTTCCCGGCCAGGGACCGGTCCGGGCGGGCATCGCGGTCGCCGACAGCGCCTCCGGCCTCTACGCCGCCATCGGCATCCTGGTCGCCCTGTCGGAACGCGACCGCTCCGGCGAGGGGCAGTGGGTCCAGACCTCGCTTCTGGAGTCCCAGATCGCCCTGATGGACTTCCAGGCCGCCCGCTATCTGGTGGAGGGCGAGGTGCCGCAACCGGCGGGCAACGACCACCCCTACTCGACCCCCATGGGCGTGATGGCGACGGCCGACGGCCACCTGAACATCGGCGTCGGCGGCGACGGCCAGTGGCAGTCCTTCTGCCGGGCCATCGAGCGCGAGGACCTCGCCAACGCCCCCGAGTTCGCCACGCAGGAGCAGCGCTTCCGCAACCGCCCGACGCTCAAGCCGCTGCTGGAGGAGGTGTTCCGCACCCGCAAGACCGCGGACTGGCTGGCGCGGCTGGAGGAGGAAGGGGTTCCGGCGGGACCGATCTACCGCATGGACGAGGTCTTTGCCGACCCGCAGGTCGGGCATCTCGGCATCGCCGTTCCCTGCGAGCATCCCGCGCGCGGCGCCATGCGCCTCGTCGGCCAGCCGGTCGGCCTGTCGCGCACGCCCGCCCGCATCGAGCGGCCCGCTCCCGACGCGGGCGAACACACGGCGGAGGTGCTGGGCGCCATCGGCCTGTCCCCAGCGGACGTCGCCGCCCTCAAGGCGCAGGGGATCGTCTGA
- a CDS encoding LysR family transcriptional regulator, with the protein MLHHDLATLRLFVKACELKSLSRASEALNLAVSAASRRIRLLEHDAGMPLLKRRPHGIEPTPAGLLVLRYAHDMVYLGAQLEAMLAEYRSGVRGHVRVYASSSALVECLAADLSRFAAENPGIKLELEERPSADTLDALYRKKADIGVIVGGRGTEGLVRYPYAKDRLWVALPRGHRLAGRPSLRFAELLDEEHVALEGGTAVHGLLAERARAEGRFIKVRVQVRSFEVMCQMISLGLGVGVLPKRAVLPLSNALGVELVALDEDWAERSFEICVRSPDALDAPSQRLLDFLREQAVPKP; encoded by the coding sequence GTGCTTCACCATGACTTGGCAACGCTTCGGCTGTTCGTGAAAGCCTGCGAGCTGAAAAGCCTGAGCCGCGCCAGCGAGGCTTTGAATCTCGCGGTGTCCGCGGCCAGCCGGCGCATCCGGCTGCTGGAGCACGACGCCGGCATGCCGCTGCTGAAGCGGCGCCCGCACGGCATCGAGCCGACCCCGGCCGGGCTGCTCGTGCTCCGCTACGCCCACGACATGGTCTATCTGGGGGCGCAGCTGGAGGCGATGCTCGCCGAATACCGGTCCGGCGTGCGCGGCCATGTGCGGGTCTACGCGTCGTCCTCGGCGCTGGTGGAATGCCTCGCCGCCGACCTCTCGCGCTTCGCCGCCGAGAATCCCGGCATCAAGCTGGAGCTGGAGGAACGCCCCAGCGCCGACACGCTGGACGCGCTCTATCGCAAGAAGGCCGACATCGGGGTCATCGTCGGCGGCCGGGGGACCGAGGGGCTGGTCCGCTACCCCTACGCCAAGGACCGGCTGTGGGTGGCGCTGCCGCGCGGGCACCGGCTGGCCGGCCGGCCCAGCCTGCGCTTCGCCGAGCTTCTGGACGAGGAACATGTGGCGCTGGAGGGCGGGACCGCCGTGCACGGCCTGCTCGCCGAGCGGGCGCGGGCGGAGGGCCGCTTCATCAAGGTGCGCGTCCAGGTCCGCAGCTTCGAGGTGATGTGCCAGATGATCAGCCTGGGGCTGGGCGTCGGCGTTCTGCCGAAGCGCGCCGTGCTGCCGCTGTCCAACGCGCTCGGCGTCGAACTGGTCGCCCTCGACGAGGACTGGGCGGAACGCAGCTTCGAGATTTGCGTTCGTTCACCCGATGCGCTGGATGCGCCGAGCCAACGGCTTCTGGATTTCCTGCGGGAGCAGGCCGTCCCGAAGCCGTGA
- a CDS encoding ABC transporter ATP-binding protein → MGTIRFREVVKTYPGKQPVIALDRVNLDIGEGEFVALLGPSGCGKSTLLNLIAGFEDMTSGALSFNGGTVDSPGPERAVVFQEAALLPWLTVEQNIAFGPSVQKRPRAEYEPKIRELLRLVGLERFAHSLPSQLSGGMRQRVGIARALVMDPKALLMDEPFGALDAQTRMSMQQLLLDVWQSLGTTVLFVTHDIDEAILLADRICIMSARPGRITREITVDLPRPRSVDQLTDPAFIRHKAAIMAEMREAQKEHA, encoded by the coding sequence ATGGGCACCATACGTTTCCGCGAGGTCGTGAAGACCTACCCCGGCAAGCAGCCGGTCATCGCGCTCGACCGCGTCAATCTCGACATTGGCGAGGGCGAGTTCGTCGCCCTGCTCGGCCCCTCGGGCTGCGGGAAATCCACCCTGCTCAACCTCATCGCCGGCTTCGAGGACATGACCTCCGGCGCGCTGTCCTTCAACGGCGGCACGGTCGACAGCCCCGGCCCGGAACGCGCCGTCGTCTTCCAGGAGGCCGCCCTGCTGCCCTGGCTGACGGTGGAGCAGAACATCGCCTTCGGGCCGAGCGTCCAGAAGCGCCCGCGCGCCGAATACGAGCCGAAGATCCGCGAGCTGCTCCGCCTCGTCGGGCTGGAGCGCTTCGCCCACTCCCTGCCCTCGCAGCTCTCCGGCGGCATGCGCCAGCGCGTCGGCATCGCCCGCGCCCTGGTCATGGACCCCAAGGCGCTGCTGATGGACGAGCCGTTCGGCGCGCTCGACGCCCAGACGCGCATGAGCATGCAGCAGTTGCTGCTCGATGTCTGGCAGTCGCTCGGTACCACGGTGCTGTTCGTCACGCACGACATCGACGAGGCGATCCTGCTCGCCGACCGGATCTGCATCATGTCGGCCCGGCCGGGGCGGATCACCCGCGAGATCACCGTGGACCTGCCGCGGCCCCGCTCCGTCGATCAGCTCACCGACCCCGCCTTCATCCGGCACAAGGCCGCCATCATGGCCGAGATGCGCGAAGCCCAGAAGGAACACGCATGA
- a CDS encoding enoyl-CoA hydratase, whose amino-acid sequence MSEQEPGAVGGVVGLDVSGGIARLTLDQPRRLNAMTLEMWRSLPERIGRAVADPAVRVLLVRGAGERAFSAGADISEFGTVRADAAQAAAYEEAVSAATEALLNAPVPTVAAIRGICFGGGLELALCCDLRLSDDGARFRMPGARLGLGYGFPLVRLVVQRMGAAAAADLLFSARIVTADEAASLGIVQRVAAASAFDGAVEDYLGLIAGNAPLTLRAAKRAMLEALRTDGPADVEAVDALVARCFASADYAEGRAAFAQKREPGFKGE is encoded by the coding sequence ATGAGCGAGCAGGAGCCGGGCGCGGTTGGGGGTGTGGTGGGGCTCGACGTGTCCGGCGGGATCGCCCGCCTGACGCTCGACCAGCCCCGGCGGCTGAACGCGATGACGCTGGAGATGTGGCGCTCCCTGCCCGAACGCATCGGCCGCGCCGTGGCCGACCCGGCGGTCCGCGTCCTGCTGGTCCGGGGCGCCGGGGAACGCGCCTTCTCCGCCGGGGCCGACATTTCCGAATTCGGCACCGTCCGCGCCGACGCCGCCCAGGCCGCCGCTTACGAGGAGGCGGTGTCGGCGGCGACCGAGGCCCTCCTCAACGCCCCGGTGCCCACGGTCGCGGCCATCCGCGGCATCTGCTTCGGCGGTGGGCTGGAACTGGCGCTGTGCTGCGACCTGCGGCTCAGCGACGACGGCGCGCGGTTCCGCATGCCGGGCGCCCGGCTCGGCCTCGGCTACGGCTTCCCCCTGGTGCGCCTCGTCGTGCAGCGGATGGGCGCCGCCGCCGCCGCCGACCTGCTGTTCAGCGCGCGCATCGTGACGGCGGACGAGGCGGCGAGCCTCGGCATCGTCCAGCGCGTGGCCGCCGCGTCCGCCTTCGACGGCGCGGTGGAGGACTATCTCGGCCTGATCGCCGGAAACGCGCCGCTGACGCTGCGCGCGGCGAAACGGGCCATGCTGGAGGCGTTGCGGACCGACGGTCCCGCCGACGTGGAAGCGGTGGACGCGCTCGTCGCCCGCTGCTTCGCCAGCGCCGATTACGCGGAGGGGCGTGCCGCCTTCGCGCAAAAAAGAGAACCCGGGTTTAAGGGAGAGTAA